The proteins below come from a single Rhodococcus sp. WMMA185 genomic window:
- a CDS encoding dipeptide ABC transporter ATP-binding protein, with product MSAMSTNELAGQQDSGEEVPLIEIRDLEVSFESHSGSVPAVRGVSLTVYPGQTVAIVGESGSGKSTTAHAIINLLPGTGKVTGGQILFEGRDLTGISEREFVGLRGRNIGLVPQDPMSNLNPVWKVGFQIEEALKANGVAKGKAAKVRAAELLEEAGLADAENRLRQYPHEFSGGMRQRALIAIGLAARPQLLIADEPTSALDVTVQRQILDHLDGLTNELGTAVLLITHDLGLAAERAEHLIVMSKGQVVESGPALEILQRPRHPYTQKLVSAAPSLASQRRSSSLARADIREHSLEAVGEAEQHGEIGVEFGRATDDVLVVTGLNKAFKIRHGLRKTSEFKAVDDVSFSVRRGTTTAIVGESGSGKSTVAQMVLGLLAPTSGNVVFDGKDVSMLDRREVLAFRRRVQPIFQNPYGTLDPMYSIFRTIEEPLRTHKVGTKAEREARVRDLLDKVALPTSVMRRFPNELSGGQRQRVAIARALALQPEMVVCDEAVSALDVLVQDQILTLLNDLQAELGLTYLFITHDLAVVRQIADDVLVMSAGAIVEQATTDEVFSSPSEDYTRKLLEAIPGGSIPLGV from the coding sequence GTGAGCGCGATGTCCACGAACGAACTAGCCGGACAGCAGGATTCGGGAGAAGAGGTGCCGCTGATCGAGATCCGGGACCTGGAGGTGTCCTTCGAGTCTCATTCCGGCAGCGTGCCGGCAGTGCGTGGGGTGAGCCTGACGGTCTACCCGGGGCAGACAGTGGCGATCGTCGGCGAGTCCGGATCGGGTAAGTCCACCACCGCTCACGCGATCATCAACCTGCTTCCCGGAACCGGAAAGGTGACCGGGGGCCAGATTCTCTTCGAGGGAAGGGATCTGACCGGGATCTCCGAGCGGGAGTTCGTCGGGTTGCGTGGACGAAATATAGGACTGGTACCTCAGGACCCGATGTCCAACCTCAACCCGGTGTGGAAGGTCGGGTTCCAGATCGAGGAGGCGTTGAAGGCCAACGGCGTTGCGAAAGGAAAGGCGGCGAAGGTTCGCGCGGCCGAGTTGCTCGAGGAGGCAGGTCTCGCCGATGCCGAGAACCGCCTGAGGCAGTACCCGCACGAATTCTCCGGCGGCATGCGACAGCGTGCGCTCATCGCCATCGGTTTGGCGGCGCGCCCGCAGCTGCTGATCGCGGACGAGCCGACTTCGGCTCTAGACGTCACGGTCCAGCGGCAGATCCTCGACCACCTCGATGGTCTCACCAACGAACTCGGCACGGCGGTTCTGCTCATCACCCACGATCTGGGTCTTGCCGCAGAGCGGGCCGAACACCTGATCGTGATGAGCAAGGGGCAGGTCGTCGAGTCGGGTCCCGCTCTGGAAATCCTGCAGCGGCCGCGCCATCCGTACACGCAGAAGCTGGTGTCCGCAGCGCCGTCACTGGCGTCGCAGCGGCGAAGCTCGTCGCTGGCCCGAGCCGACATCCGGGAGCATTCCCTCGAAGCGGTCGGCGAGGCCGAGCAGCACGGCGAGATCGGAGTGGAGTTCGGTCGTGCCACCGATGATGTTCTCGTGGTCACCGGTCTGAACAAGGCTTTCAAGATCCGTCACGGGCTGCGCAAGACTTCCGAGTTCAAGGCCGTCGACGATGTCTCGTTCTCTGTCCGGCGCGGAACGACCACCGCCATCGTGGGCGAGTCCGGGTCCGGAAAGTCGACCGTTGCACAGATGGTCCTTGGGCTTCTAGCCCCCACGTCGGGGAACGTTGTGTTCGACGGCAAGGATGTCTCGATGCTCGACCGTCGGGAGGTGCTCGCTTTTCGTCGCCGGGTGCAGCCCATCTTCCAGAACCCTTACGGCACGCTCGACCCCATGTACTCGATCTTCCGAACCATCGAGGAGCCCCTTCGTACCCACAAGGTGGGGACCAAGGCGGAAAGGGAAGCGCGGGTTCGTGACTTGCTGGACAAGGTAGCGCTGCCGACCTCGGTGATGCGAAGGTTCCCGAATGAGTTGTCCGGGGGGCAGCGGCAGCGCGTGGCGATCGCCCGGGCGCTGGCTCTGCAACCAGAAATGGTGGTGTGTGACGAGGCGGTGTCGGCGTTGGACGTGCTGGTTCAGGATCAGATTCTGACTCTGCTCAACGACCTGCAGGCAGAGTTGGGGTTGACGTATCTGTTCATCACCCATGACCTGGCGGTCGTTCGGCAGATCGCCGACGACGTGCTGGTCATGTCGGCCGGTGCCATCGTGGAGCAAGCCACCACGGACGAAGTGTTCAGCTCCCCGAGCGAGGACTACACGCGGAAGTTGCTCGAGGCGATTCCCGGCGGATCGATCCCGCTCGGCGTCTGA
- a CDS encoding ABC transporter permease — protein MLWYIGRRLLQMIPVFIGATFLIYAMVFLLPGDPIAALAGDRALSPGVAAELRARYNLDQPFLMQYLLYLKGIFTLDFGMSFSGRPVSEVLAQAFPITLKLSLMALAIEGIFGIGFGLFAGLRKGGIFDSSVLVVSLVIIAIPIFVIGFLAQFFIGVKWGLVPPTVGGNTSFKNLLLPAFVLGAVSFAYVLRLTRTSVAENLTTDYVRTATAKGLSRRRVVQVHVLRNSLIPVVTFLGADLAALMGGAIVTEGIFNINGVGGTIYQAVTRGEAPTVVSFVTVLIIVFLLANLIVDLLYAALDPRIRYA, from the coding sequence ATGCTCTGGTATATCGGTCGCCGCTTGCTCCAAATGATCCCCGTGTTCATCGGGGCGACCTTCCTCATCTACGCCATGGTGTTCCTCTTGCCGGGAGATCCGATTGCGGCTCTCGCGGGCGACAGGGCACTCAGTCCGGGTGTCGCTGCGGAGCTCCGCGCCCGCTACAACCTTGATCAGCCCTTTCTGATGCAGTATCTGCTGTATCTGAAAGGAATCTTCACCCTCGACTTCGGGATGTCCTTCTCCGGCCGTCCGGTCAGCGAGGTTCTGGCACAGGCCTTCCCGATCACCCTCAAGCTTTCGCTGATGGCGCTGGCCATCGAAGGGATCTTCGGGATCGGGTTCGGGTTGTTTGCCGGATTGCGAAAGGGCGGCATCTTCGACAGCTCGGTCCTGGTCGTGAGCCTGGTGATCATTGCGATCCCGATCTTCGTGATCGGATTCCTGGCCCAGTTCTTCATCGGCGTCAAATGGGGGTTGGTGCCGCCGACCGTTGGCGGGAACACGAGCTTCAAGAATCTGCTGTTGCCCGCTTTCGTGCTCGGTGCGGTGTCCTTCGCGTACGTGTTGCGACTGACCAGGACCTCGGTGGCGGAGAACCTGACAACCGACTACGTGAGAACGGCTACAGCGAAGGGGCTTTCTCGCCGGCGGGTGGTGCAGGTGCATGTCCTGCGCAACTCCCTGATCCCGGTCGTCACATTCCTCGGGGCGGATCTCGCCGCTCTGATGGGTGGCGCGATCGTCACCGAGGGCATATTCAACATCAACGGTGTCGGCGGCACGATCTATCAGGCAGTGACCCGCGGCGAGGCGCCCACGGTGGTGTCCTTCGTGACGGTACTCATCATCGTATTTCTGCTGGCCAACCTGATAGTTGACCTCCTGTACGCCGCGCTCGATCCGAGGATTCGCTATGCCTGA
- a CDS encoding ABC transporter permease yields the protein MPENQQTDSAVTAGGRKDRQAHFVAPEQVAAPAEVDAVHIDQPPTSMWADAWRDLRRRPLFVVASLIILVVVAVAAFPGLFTSTDPRFCDLTFSMQGPSSGHWFGFDRQGCDIYSRTIYGARASVLVGVGVTSLVLVVGVALGAVAGFYGGVVDSVLSRVTDIFFGIPFILAAIVLMQLFTDRTIWTVILVLALFGWPQMARIARGAVISAKNNDYVMASRALGVSNWRTLIRHVLPNSLAPIIVIATISLGIYIVAEATLSFLGIGLPTTEVSWGGDISTAQVTLRQGSPILFYPATALAITVLGFIMMGDALRDALDPKARKR from the coding sequence ATGCCTGAGAATCAGCAGACCGACAGTGCCGTTACCGCGGGTGGCCGGAAGGACCGTCAAGCGCATTTCGTTGCGCCCGAACAAGTGGCCGCGCCCGCAGAGGTCGACGCCGTGCATATCGACCAGCCACCGACGAGCATGTGGGCCGATGCCTGGCGGGATCTGCGCCGGCGTCCGCTGTTCGTGGTGGCGTCGCTGATCATCCTCGTCGTCGTGGCGGTCGCCGCCTTTCCCGGCCTGTTCACCAGCACTGACCCGCGGTTCTGCGACCTGACGTTCAGCATGCAGGGTCCGTCGTCCGGTCACTGGTTCGGCTTCGACAGGCAGGGTTGCGACATATATTCGCGCACCATCTACGGGGCGCGGGCGTCGGTGCTGGTGGGCGTCGGGGTCACCTCGCTGGTGTTGGTCGTGGGAGTGGCCCTGGGCGCCGTCGCTGGGTTCTACGGCGGAGTGGTGGACTCGGTGCTGTCCAGAGTGACCGACATCTTCTTCGGCATCCCGTTCATCCTGGCCGCGATCGTCTTGATGCAGTTGTTCACCGACCGCACCATCTGGACGGTGATCCTCGTCCTCGCGCTGTTCGGCTGGCCACAGATGGCACGAATCGCTCGCGGCGCGGTGATCTCGGCGAAGAACAACGACTACGTGATGGCGTCGCGGGCGCTGGGTGTGTCGAATTGGCGCACGCTCATCCGACATGTTCTACCGAATTCGCTGGCCCCGATCATCGTGATCGCGACGATCTCGCTCGGTATCTACATCGTTGCCGAGGCAACGCTGTCCTTCCTAGGGATCGGGTTGCCGACTACCGAGGTTTCGTGGGGTGGAGACATCAGCACGGCCCAGGTCACCTTGCGTCAGGGCTCTCCGATCTTGTTCTATCCGGCCACGGCACTGGCGATCACGGTGCTCGGGTTCATCATGATGGGCGACGCTCTGCGGGACGCGCTTGACCCCAAGGCGAGGAAGAGGTGA
- the ssd gene encoding septum site-determining protein Ssd produces MDAESGDEVLVLVEDPALLHSIRRVAAAADRGLNEADIADARRVWGTAPIVIVDRHAAIECRNRLPRRPRVVLLCDGPPAVEEWRIATAVGAEHVLGVPDDEAALVAVLGEQLERVEGDGAVLAVVGGCGGAGASTLAAAIALTAAARTQSTLLLDADAWGSGIDVLLGIEEVPGLRWSGLSIEGGRISAAALRDALPPLGERLRVLACGRRSHGNTGPTAAAVRAVIDAGRDSGDLVVCDASRFPNQVTETILEVADLVLLVVPATVRACIAAGKVSAWIADLNPNQGLVVRGPAPGGLRGPDVAEVLELPLIASMRAERRLTGMLEHGGLSPGKRSPLTVAAGTVLDTVGSRPRSRKWAA; encoded by the coding sequence ATGGACGCAGAAAGCGGCGATGAAGTGCTGGTATTGGTCGAGGACCCAGCGCTGCTGCACAGCATCAGACGGGTCGCCGCAGCGGCCGACCGGGGGTTGAACGAGGCCGATATCGCGGATGCGCGGCGCGTGTGGGGAACCGCGCCCATCGTGATCGTCGACCGCCATGCTGCGATCGAGTGCCGCAACCGGCTCCCCCGTCGACCCCGCGTGGTGTTGCTGTGCGATGGCCCACCGGCTGTCGAGGAGTGGCGGATTGCAACCGCGGTCGGAGCAGAGCACGTGCTGGGAGTGCCAGACGATGAAGCGGCACTCGTCGCCGTGCTCGGTGAGCAACTTGAACGGGTGGAAGGGGACGGGGCCGTCCTCGCCGTCGTGGGTGGGTGTGGTGGTGCCGGCGCCTCCACCTTGGCCGCGGCGATCGCACTCACCGCCGCGGCGCGGACGCAGTCGACACTTCTGCTCGACGCCGACGCTTGGGGATCCGGTATCGACGTGTTGCTTGGCATCGAGGAGGTGCCGGGGTTGCGATGGTCCGGATTGTCTATCGAGGGAGGTCGCATCTCCGCCGCCGCCCTGCGCGATGCACTCCCACCGCTTGGCGAGCGGCTTCGGGTGCTTGCCTGCGGCCGGAGGAGTCACGGCAATACGGGGCCGACGGCGGCTGCGGTCCGTGCCGTGATCGACGCCGGCCGCGATTCGGGCGATCTGGTCGTCTGCGATGCGTCCCGATTCCCCAACCAGGTCACGGAGACCATTCTCGAAGTGGCGGATCTCGTGCTTCTCGTCGTCCCGGCAACCGTGCGTGCATGCATCGCGGCCGGAAAGGTATCGGCGTGGATCGCCGATCTGAACCCTAATCAAGGCTTGGTGGTTCGCGGACCGGCACCTGGAGGGTTGCGCGGGCCCGATGTGGCGGAGGTCCTCGAACTGCCGTTGATCGCATCGATGCGTGCCGAGCGCCGGCTCACCGGGATGCTCGAACACGGGGGACTGAGTCCTGGCAAACGATCCCCGCTGACCGTCGCAGCCGGGACCGTCCTCGATACGGTTGGCAGTAGACCGCGGTCGCGGAAGTGGGCAGCGTGA
- a CDS encoding oxidoreductase — protein MSDPLQPLVDLPGVREAADRAREALGAVHRHRANRRGWPTTAAEAAVRGARASASLDGGSTELPTPGQPGDPILSGSLRVGQALDGDALALLQSTWRRAPLQALARLHLLAAADLVENQELLGRPRADRGVAERLDGLAQLVTGGTDAPAPILAAVVHGELLTLRPFGVGDGIVARAASRLVAVSSGLDPHNLGVPEVSWLRRPQAYRNAAAAFASGETEGVGSWVILCCGAFEAGAREATSIADAASG, from the coding sequence GTGAGCGATCCATTGCAGCCCCTCGTCGACCTTCCCGGAGTCCGCGAGGCCGCGGATCGTGCGCGTGAGGCACTCGGCGCAGTTCACCGGCACCGGGCCAACCGGCGCGGGTGGCCGACCACGGCGGCCGAGGCCGCGGTCAGGGGTGCCCGCGCCTCGGCTTCGCTCGACGGGGGCAGCACTGAACTTCCCACTCCAGGGCAACCAGGCGATCCGATTCTGTCGGGTTCCCTTCGCGTCGGGCAGGCGCTCGACGGTGACGCGCTCGCGCTCCTTCAGTCCACGTGGAGGAGAGCACCCCTCCAAGCGCTCGCGAGACTGCATCTGCTGGCTGCGGCCGACCTCGTGGAGAATCAAGAACTGTTGGGTAGGCCCCGTGCCGACCGTGGTGTGGCTGAGCGCCTGGATGGACTCGCGCAGCTCGTTACCGGGGGGACGGATGCGCCAGCTCCCATTCTGGCAGCCGTGGTACACGGGGAATTGTTGACGCTGAGGCCGTTCGGAGTCGGCGACGGTATCGTCGCTCGTGCCGCGTCTCGCCTCGTGGCCGTGTCGAGCGGACTCGATCCCCACAATCTCGGGGTGCCGGAGGTCAGCTGGTTGCGTCGACCGCAGGCGTATCGCAACGCAGCTGCGGCATTCGCTTCCGGCGAGACGGAGGGCGTTGGAAGCTGGGTCATCTTGTGCTGCGGTGCATTCGAGGCGGGTGCGCGAGAGGCGACTTCGATCGCAGATGCAGCCTCGGGCTGA